The proteins below are encoded in one region of Acetoanaerobium noterae:
- the glsA gene encoding glutaminase A, with protein MQKILQEAIDNNRHWTAHGAVASYIPELAKENPDALGVCIYNIDNTTLCAGDSHTKFTIQSVSKVVTLICALIDKGKETVFSSVGMEPSADPFNSMVKLETRESHKPLNPFINAGAIVCTSMVQGDNGIEKFNRIHNMIKIMADNPAIDINQSVYRSEKLTGNTNRAIAYYLKGAGLIEKDVEDVLDTYFKLCSIEVTALDVAKMASVVANNGITPWSNERLMSIEICRIVKAIMTTCGLYDSSGQFSVEVGLPSKSGVGGCIMAVAPQNMGIAVIGPALDSHGNSMAGKKVLEYLSNELNLSIF; from the coding sequence ATGCAAAAGATACTTCAAGAGGCTATTGACAATAACAGACATTGGACTGCCCATGGCGCTGTCGCTTCATACATACCTGAGCTTGCTAAAGAAAATCCGGATGCTTTAGGTGTCTGTATTTACAATATTGACAATACAACGCTTTGTGCTGGAGATTCACATACTAAATTCACTATCCAAAGTGTTTCTAAAGTAGTGACCTTAATTTGTGCTCTCATAGATAAAGGAAAAGAAACTGTTTTTTCTAGTGTTGGAATGGAGCCATCAGCAGATCCGTTTAACTCTATGGTAAAATTAGAAACTAGAGAATCTCATAAACCACTTAATCCTTTTATAAATGCTGGTGCTATTGTATGTACCTCGATGGTTCAGGGGGATAACGGCATTGAGAAATTTAATAGAATCCACAACATGATTAAAATTATGGCAGACAACCCAGCTATAGATATAAATCAATCCGTATATCGGTCAGAAAAGCTAACAGGAAATACCAATAGAGCCATAGCCTATTACTTAAAAGGTGCTGGTCTGATTGAAAAGGATGTTGAGGATGTCCTAGATACATATTTTAAGCTTTGTTCTATTGAAGTAACTGCCCTAGACGTTGCAAAAATGGCTAGCGTGGTAGCAAATAACGGCATCACTCCATGGTCAAACGAAAGATTGATGAGCATAGAAATATGCAGAATAGTAAAAGCCATAATGACTACCTGCGGACTTTACGATTCCTCGGGACAATTTTCTGTTGAGGTTGGACTTCCTTCAAAAAGTGGTGTAGGTGGATGCATAATGGCAGTGGCTCCTCAAAACATGGGCATAGCTGTTATAGGTCCAGCCCTAGATTCTCACGGAAACAGCATGGCAGGAAAAAAAGTTTTAGAATATCTTTCCAATGAACTAAATCTAAGTATTTTTTAA
- a CDS encoding barstar family protein codes for MIKVVLDGKDMKNKDYVHLYIKHQLDNNEYYGNNLDALWDVLMSYSSKIEIRLINKESLIANLEDYGHALIDVFEDASKENKNVIFEIHNTREEKL; via the coding sequence ATGATAAAAGTAGTTTTAGATGGAAAAGATATGAAAAATAAAGACTATGTACATCTTTATATAAAGCATCAATTGGATAACAACGAATACTATGGAAATAATTTAGATGCTCTTTGGGATGTTCTTATGAGCTATAGTTCAAAGATTGAAATTAGGCTCATTAATAAGGAAAGCCTGATAGCTAATTTAGAAGACTATGGACATGCTCTTATAGATGTGTTTGAAGATGCATCAAAAGAAAATAAGAATGTTATATTTGAAATTCATAACACTCGTGAGGAGAAGCTATAA
- a CDS encoding NAD(P)-dependent oxidoreductase — protein sequence MRILINEGLQADAIDILKGFGYEIINQKYDYDALMDIIQTIDVLIVKSHTRVDRKLLAKGHNGLLKMVVRAGVGTDNIDMDYANQLRIEVYNTPNASTDSVAELALGHLLVLARNINKSIVSLRNGQWNKAAYLGTEIKGKTLGIIGFGRIGKCLAKKADALGMNIIYNDLYDFGNIDVPGTYHDLKDLLPKADFISIHTPYLPEPLIKEEEFILMKPSAYIINAARGGVIDENALLTALDNDYIKGAAIDVFLNEPHPNERICNHPNVSVTPHLGGSTHEAFYRIGMEITQILQPIQRKNVI from the coding sequence ATGAGAATATTAATAAATGAAGGTCTTCAAGCAGATGCTATAGATATACTTAAGGGTTTTGGTTATGAAATTATAAATCAGAAATACGATTACGATGCACTTATGGATATAATTCAAACTATAGACGTTTTGATTGTAAAATCTCATACAAGAGTTGATAGAAAACTACTCGCAAAGGGCCATAACGGACTTCTTAAAATGGTTGTTCGAGCAGGAGTAGGAACAGATAATATAGATATGGATTATGCAAATCAGCTCAGGATTGAGGTTTATAACACTCCTAATGCCAGCACTGACTCTGTGGCAGAATTAGCCCTTGGACATCTTCTAGTCCTTGCTAGAAATATTAATAAATCAATTGTAAGCCTTAGAAATGGACAGTGGAATAAGGCAGCATATTTGGGAACTGAAATTAAAGGTAAAACTCTTGGCATAATAGGATTTGGAAGAATTGGTAAATGCCTAGCAAAAAAAGCTGATGCTCTTGGAATGAATATTATCTACAACGATTTATATGATTTTGGAAATATCGATGTGCCTGGAACCTATCATGATTTAAAAGACTTGCTTCCAAAAGCTGACTTTATTTCTATACACACACCATATTTACCTGAGCCTCTTATAAAAGAGGAAGAATTTATTTTGATGAAGCCAAGTGCTTATATCATAAATGCAGCTAGAGGAGGAGTAATCGATGAAAATGCTCTTCTTACAGCTTTAGATAACGATTATATCAAAGGAGCTGCTATTGACGTATTTCTAAACGAACCACATCCTAATGAAAGAATCTGCAATCATCCTAATGTTTCTGTAACTCCTCATTTAGGTGGCTCTACTCATGAAGCTTTTTATAGAATAGGCATGGAAATAACCCAAATCCTACAGCCTATCCAAAGAAAGAACGTAATATAA
- a CDS encoding ABC transporter ATP-binding protein encodes MSIKFESHIKVKNLDWSYGAQVVLTDVSVNIEKGKFYTILGPNGSGKTTLAKIITKTMDTPKNKVFLLSEDITKLTNKQTARKIATVPQNTIIDFDFSVMDIVLMGRAPYLRRFQSESSLDFELAKDAMLKTNTWHLRDKKIDQISGGERQRVIIARAITQDTEVLILDEPISNIDIHHQIQLLEVLKKLNKEKNTTIITILHDLNLAVQYSDEIFLLSDGKLVTHGNPQAVLTKEIIDEVYNIEVDMVVHPSTGKPYIIPVFNELQKTGS; translated from the coding sequence ATGTCTATTAAATTTGAAAGTCATATAAAGGTAAAAAACTTAGATTGGAGCTACGGAGCTCAAGTAGTTCTAACTGATGTGAGTGTTAATATTGAAAAAGGGAAGTTTTATACCATATTAGGGCCCAATGGCTCAGGGAAAACAACCTTAGCAAAAATAATAACTAAAACTATGGATACTCCGAAAAATAAGGTTTTTTTATTAAGTGAAGACATTACAAAATTGACAAATAAGCAAACTGCTCGTAAAATTGCAACTGTACCTCAAAATACAATTATAGATTTTGATTTTTCTGTTATGGATATTGTGCTTATGGGAAGAGCTCCTTATCTTAGAAGATTTCAGTCTGAATCTAGCCTAGATTTTGAACTAGCTAAGGATGCAATGCTAAAGACAAATACATGGCATCTAAGAGATAAGAAAATCGATCAGATAAGTGGTGGAGAAAGACAGAGAGTTATTATTGCAAGGGCGATTACTCAAGATACTGAAGTTTTAATCCTCGATGAACCTATTTCAAATATAGATATTCATCACCAAATTCAGCTTCTTGAAGTTTTGAAAAAATTAAATAAAGAAAAAAATACAACAATAATTACTATACTTCATGATTTAAACCTTGCTGTGCAGTATAGTGATGAGATTTTCCTTTTGTCGGATGGAAAGCTGGTAACTCATGGTAATCCACAAGCTGTTTTGACAAAGGAAATAATAGATGAGGTGTATAATATAGAAGTAGATATGGTGGTTCATCCTAGCACAGGAAAACCATATATTATACCAGTATTTAATGAGCTTCAAAAAACAGGAAGCTAA
- a CDS encoding HutD family protein — MNYNLKIIHKEEYQTSSWLGGTTTQMLIFPEHSSYAVRDFAFRISSATVDLDKSEFTELKGINRYITPLDNILRLTHNNKDFIDLQPFEVYNFSGAIPTTSYGKAKDFNLMLSEKASGNLKSVKIDKVYTMTLFKETLEAGFENRFEILISPFHDLNIKLEDRDITLSKMDLLLVNANKPNASLDIEINCEEVAEILLCSISTT, encoded by the coding sequence ATGAACTACAACCTAAAAATAATTCATAAAGAAGAATATCAGACATCCTCTTGGTTAGGAGGAACTACTACGCAAATGTTGATTTTTCCCGAGCATTCTAGCTACGCTGTGAGAGATTTTGCATTTAGAATTAGCTCAGCTACTGTGGATTTAGATAAATCAGAATTCACAGAGCTTAAAGGGATTAATAGGTATATAACTCCACTAGATAATATTCTAAGGCTTACACATAATAATAAAGATTTTATAGATTTGCAGCCTTTTGAGGTTTATAATTTCTCTGGAGCTATTCCTACTACAAGCTATGGAAAAGCCAAGGATTTTAACCTTATGCTAAGTGAAAAAGCTTCAGGGAATCTTAAATCAGTAAAAATAGACAAAGTGTATACTATGACTTTATTTAAGGAGACCTTGGAAGCTGGATTTGAAAATAGGTTTGAAATATTAATATCTCCATTTCATGATTTAAATATTAAGCTAGAGGATAGAGATATAACTTTATCAAAAATGGATTTGTTACTTGTAAATGCAAATAAACCAAATGCAAGCTTAGATATTGAAATTAACTGTGAAGAAGTAGCAGAAATTTTACTTTGTAGTATTAGTACAACCTGA
- a CDS encoding NAD(P)H-dependent flavin oxidoreductase encodes MQGAMGVGVSLSSLASAVAREGAIGVISGVQIGYDEPDFLSNNNEANVRALKKHIKRAKELCGDGILGVNLLTAMKNYKEMVAAAVEMKIDLIISGAGLPLDLPALVEGSQTKIVPIVSSGKAAALISKVWDKKYKRIPDMVIVEGPEAGGHLGFSKEELAKNEFKPLEELVTEVIEAMKPFEEKYKIQVPVIAAGGIYSGEDIAKFIKLGASGVQMATRFVATEECDAHINFKNSYVDAKKEDIRLVQSPVGMPGRAVDNEFTKKLDKGNIPVKRCYDCLIPCNPATTPYCISQALIQSVTGDMENGLVFAGTNAYKIDKITTVKDLINELCEEANSYL; translated from the coding sequence ATACAAGGAGCAATGGGTGTTGGAGTGTCACTATCTTCACTTGCATCAGCAGTAGCACGTGAAGGTGCTATAGGAGTTATTTCAGGAGTTCAGATAGGCTATGATGAGCCAGATTTTTTATCAAATAACAATGAAGCAAATGTAAGAGCTTTAAAGAAGCATATAAAAAGAGCTAAAGAGCTTTGTGGCGATGGAATACTAGGAGTAAATCTATTAACAGCAATGAAAAACTATAAAGAAATGGTTGCGGCTGCAGTAGAAATGAAAATAGATTTAATAATTTCAGGAGCTGGACTTCCATTAGATTTACCTGCTTTAGTAGAAGGCTCACAGACAAAAATTGTACCGATAGTGTCATCAGGAAAAGCAGCAGCTCTTATATCTAAGGTATGGGACAAAAAATATAAAAGAATACCTGATATGGTTATAGTTGAAGGACCAGAAGCTGGGGGGCATTTAGGCTTTTCGAAGGAAGAACTGGCAAAAAATGAATTTAAACCGCTTGAAGAGCTAGTGACTGAAGTAATAGAAGCGATGAAACCATTTGAAGAAAAATATAAAATTCAGGTTCCAGTGATTGCTGCTGGTGGAATATACTCAGGAGAGGACATTGCAAAGTTTATTAAGCTAGGAGCGAGCGGTGTTCAAATGGCAACTAGATTTGTTGCAACTGAAGAATGTGATGCTCATATAAATTTTAAAAATTCATATGTAGATGCAAAAAAAGAAGATATAAGATTGGTACAAAGCCCTGTAGGGATGCCAGGAAGAGCTGTAGATAATGAGTTTACTAAAAAGCTAGACAAAGGCAATATTCCTGTAAAGCGTTGCTATGATTGCCTTATCCCTTGTAACCCAGCTACTACTCCATACTGCATTTCTCAAGCTCTTATCCAATCAGTGACAGGCGATATGGAAAATGGACTTGTTTTTGCGGGGACGAATGCTTATAAAATAGATAAAATAACTACAGTCAAGGATTTGATAAATGAGCTTTGCGAGGAAGCAAACAGTTATTTATAG
- a CDS encoding pyridoxal-phosphate-dependent aminotransferase family protein — protein MRLFIPGPVNVEEDVLKVMSSPMISHRSKSASCLQQSISENMQILWNTKNSILLSTSSGSGLMEAAVKSLILKKGVFFSLGAFGKRWYEMAIANGKEADIYEVEEGYSNKAEFIDSILKKGCYDFAAITHNETSTGVENPLIDISNVMKKYSDIIFAVDTVSSTGGVDIDVDSCKIDFCVTSTQKCLGLPPGLSICSLSDKAINRTKYVENRGYYLDLLTLYEYTINKDYQYPATPSLSHMYALDYKLNKIINIEKKENRFQRHKLLADITRDWARDRYKLLVNDNNYSDTVTAVVNSRETDLKMLSSKLKDQGYVFSNGYGKLKDKTFRIAHMADTTIEELKAYLETIDKLI, from the coding sequence ATGAGGTTATTTATTCCAGGACCAGTAAATGTAGAAGAAGATGTATTAAAAGTTATGTCCAGCCCAATGATAAGTCACAGGAGTAAATCAGCCTCCTGTCTCCAACAATCTATATCAGAAAATATGCAGATTCTGTGGAATACAAAAAACTCTATACTGCTGTCCACATCTTCAGGGAGTGGACTTATGGAGGCAGCTGTAAAAAGTCTTATACTAAAAAAAGGAGTGTTCTTTTCCTTAGGAGCTTTTGGAAAAAGATGGTATGAAATGGCAATAGCTAACGGAAAAGAAGCTGATATTTACGAAGTAGAAGAAGGGTATAGCAACAAAGCAGAGTTTATTGACAGCATACTAAAAAAGGGCTGTTATGATTTTGCTGCTATAACTCACAACGAAACTTCTACCGGTGTAGAAAATCCACTTATTGATATCTCCAATGTCATGAAAAAATATAGCGATATAATCTTTGCTGTAGATACAGTTAGCTCAACTGGTGGAGTAGATATAGACGTAGATTCTTGTAAAATAGATTTTTGCGTCACCTCTACACAAAAATGCCTCGGGCTTCCTCCGGGACTTTCTATCTGCAGTCTATCAGATAAAGCAATAAACCGTACTAAGTATGTTGAAAACAGAGGATATTATCTCGATTTGCTCACTTTGTATGAGTATACAATAAACAAGGACTACCAATATCCAGCTACGCCTTCACTATCACATATGTATGCCTTGGATTATAAATTAAACAAAATAATTAACATAGAGAAAAAAGAAAATAGATTTCAAAGACATAAGCTACTAGCTGATATTACCAGAGACTGGGCAAGAGATAGATATAAGCTCCTTGTAAATGACAATAACTATTCCGATACAGTGACAGCAGTGGTGAATTCTAGAGAAACTGATTTAAAAATGCTATCTTCAAAACTAAAAGATCAAGGCTACGTATTTTCAAATGGATACGGCAAGCTAAAGGATAAGACTTTTAGAATCGCACATATGGCAGATACCACTATAGAAGAACTAAAGGCTTATTTAGAAACCATTGATAAATTAATTTAA
- a CDS encoding aromatic acid exporter family protein yields the protein MKSISNILGFNKEAMLLDSKLYIVKSMVAIATGYIIGSKMPIANLDMISVLLGVMYNLEPVNVSGIKGGINQLLASTLGAACTGILILLFGINVYTIALGMALTLYVSLKINWRMVSPVAIFTCIYMTQFVQLNAAAEPSIWLTFRLRIAALSLGVAIAIFYNYLFSFFYYKKIGHKRLEFVKLQTLKGLTHIKNQLLCTDISNENSNILYQSIFNDVELVNSNIKTMLSESALPYKAVQKDELITISTIIDDLKKINHLSYDIYFAYKEDPFLDIHSEKILSSIDNVIVSLSTIDFNNLNLENKNFQNNHIDYSGSESNRLIWNLKTIEKSVENIYSSAKILSLKNIIMP from the coding sequence ATGAAAAGTATTTCGAATATTTTAGGATTTAATAAAGAAGCAATGCTTCTTGATTCTAAACTCTATATTGTAAAGTCTATGGTTGCAATTGCCACTGGGTATATCATAGGCTCAAAAATGCCTATAGCAAATCTGGATATGATATCCGTTCTTTTAGGAGTTATGTACAATCTCGAGCCTGTTAATGTATCTGGAATAAAAGGGGGAATTAATCAGCTTTTAGCTTCTACTTTAGGAGCAGCTTGCACTGGAATATTGATTTTGCTATTTGGTATCAATGTATACACTATAGCTCTAGGAATGGCACTTACATTATATGTATCTCTTAAAATAAACTGGAGAATGGTTTCTCCCGTAGCTATATTCACTTGTATTTATATGACTCAGTTTGTACAGCTAAATGCAGCTGCAGAGCCTAGCATCTGGCTCACCTTTAGATTGAGAATCGCAGCCCTTAGCTTAGGTGTAGCAATAGCAATATTTTATAATTATTTATTTTCATTTTTTTATTACAAAAAAATTGGTCACAAGCGATTGGAATTTGTTAAGCTTCAAACCTTAAAAGGCCTTACTCATATAAAAAATCAACTTTTATGCACAGATATTTCTAATGAAAATTCAAATATCTTGTATCAAAGCATTTTTAATGATGTGGAATTAGTGAATTCAAACATCAAAACTATGCTTAGTGAATCAGCACTTCCCTACAAAGCCGTCCAAAAAGATGAGCTTATTACTATTTCAACAATAATTGATGACTTAAAAAAGATAAACCATTTATCCTACGATATTTATTTTGCCTATAAAGAGGATCCTTTCCTCGATATTCACAGTGAAAAAATATTAAGCTCTATAGATAACGTAATAGTAAGTCTAAGCACCATTGATTTTAATAATTTGAATTTAGAAAACAAAAACTTCCAGAATAACCATATTGATTATTCTGGAAGCGAAAGTAATCGTTTAATTTGGAATCTTAAAACTATAGAAAAATCAGTAGAAAATATTTACTCATCTGCTAAAATATTATCCCTAAAAAACATTATTATGCCGTAA
- a CDS encoding DUF3006 domain-containing protein, with protein sequence MKGIIDRFEGDIAVIELENNEFIDINISDLPKNISTGDVIELLDDKINLCIEETKNKKQAIEDLMDELFE encoded by the coding sequence ATGAAAGGAATAATAGATAGATTTGAAGGAGATATTGCCGTTATAGAGCTTGAAAACAATGAGTTTATAGATATAAATATCAGTGACTTGCCAAAAAATATCTCTACTGGTGATGTAATAGAACTACTAGATGACAAAATAAATCTATGCATAGAAGAAACTAAAAATAAAAAACAAGCAATCGAAGATTTGATGGATGAGCTATTTGAATAA
- a CDS encoding pseudouridine synthase, translating into MRLNNYISSSGLCSRRKADELIKNNKVKVNSKIADLGYQVSEGDIVEVDGTIIKPKEDKVYIALYKPVGITCTTEGHIEGNIVDYVNYKERIFPIGRLDKDSEGLILLTNDGDIVNRILREENHHEKEYIVTVDKPLDSKTLKQMSQGVRIYNPVKNTYTTTKPCKIHKISEKSFKIVLSQGLNRQIRRMCQHFGYKVRKLKRVRILNITLDGLSYGKWRFLTQAEVASLKTKTDI; encoded by the coding sequence ATGCGATTAAATAATTATATAAGCTCTTCAGGACTTTGCTCTAGAAGAAAGGCAGATGAACTAATTAAAAATAATAAAGTAAAAGTAAATTCGAAAATCGCTGATTTAGGATATCAGGTCAGTGAAGGTGATATAGTTGAGGTGGACGGGACCATAATTAAACCTAAAGAGGATAAGGTTTATATTGCACTATATAAACCAGTAGGTATTACCTGTACTACAGAAGGACATATTGAAGGTAATATTGTCGACTATGTGAATTATAAAGAGAGAATTTTTCCAATAGGAAGACTTGATAAGGATTCCGAGGGACTTATTCTTTTAACTAATGATGGAGATATAGTTAATCGTATATTAAGAGAAGAAAATCATCATGAAAAAGAATATATAGTAACAGTAGATAAGCCTTTAGATAGCAAGACTTTAAAACAAATGAGCCAAGGAGTAAGAATATATAATCCTGTAAAAAACACTTATACAACTACTAAACCATGTAAAATCCATAAGATAAGTGAAAAAAGCTTTAAAATAGTTTTATCACAGGGCTTAAATAGACAAATAAGGCGTATGTGTCAGCATTTTGGCTATAAGGTTAGAAAGCTAAAGCGTGTGAGAATATTAAATATCACTCTTGATGGATTATCCTATGGGAAGTGGAGATTTTTAACTCAAGCAGAAGTGGCTAGCTTAAAGACAAAAACAGATATCTAG
- a CDS encoding ribonuclease domain-containing protein, translating into MNFNIKKVLSVVMMIVYIFSFVACSPFQTEEYKDSDIPQINESEESLDDLENQSNEVYETSNSSNAEIDEQGYYTSKAEVALFIHTYNKLPRNYITKKDAVSMGWEASEGNLWDVTDKMSIGGDRFGNREGKLPKKSGREYFECDINYKGGFRGPERLVYSNDGLIYYTKDHYDSFELLYKEE; encoded by the coding sequence GTGAATTTTAATATAAAAAAAGTATTATCCGTAGTTATGATGATTGTATACATTTTTTCCTTTGTAGCTTGTAGCCCATTTCAAACAGAAGAATATAAAGATTCAGATATCCCACAAATAAACGAAAGTGAAGAAAGCTTAGATGATTTAGAAAATCAATCAAATGAAGTATATGAAACTTCAAATTCATCTAATGCCGAGATAGATGAACAGGGTTATTACACAAGTAAAGCTGAGGTTGCACTATTTATTCATACTTACAATAAGCTTCCAAGAAATTATATAACTAAAAAAGATGCAGTTAGCATGGGATGGGAAGCCAGTGAAGGGAATCTATGGGATGTGACAGATAAAATGAGCATTGGAGGAGATAGATTTGGAAATAGAGAAGGTAAGCTACCTAAAAAATCAGGCAGGGAGTACTTTGAATGTGATATAAATTATAAAGGGGGATTTAGAGGACCAGAAAGATTAGTATATTCAAATGATGGGTTAATATATTACACAAAGGATCATTATGATAGCTTTGAATTGCTTTACAAAGAGGAGTGA
- a CDS encoding competence/damage-inducible protein A, with protein MKAEIIAVGTELLMGEILNSNSRDIARELYNLGIDVYHQSVVGDNLNRVSKELETAFERADLVITTGGLGPTRDDLTKEAAAHFLKRDMILDEASIKHLEDFFGSRGLPLNEGNKRQAYFPEGAKIIPNENGTAPACIIEFDEKVLVILPGPPREVIPLMEKYIIPYLEKRTGKVFISDIINISGIGEGHMEEKIMDIIEAQENPTVAPYAKEHGLTLRVTASARTEQEAKSLLEPVVKKICDRLGMDVYAIGDTTLEAVVASLLIEQNLSISVAESCSGGLLAGRLINYPGISKVFKEGFITYSNESKINTLGVDYKILSKYGAVSEEVAKQMAKGAADRAKSDVALSITGIAGPDGGTDEKPVGLVYIGLYLLGEVKVMKMDSWGSRDNVRRRAVSQALDMLRRELQIRASK; from the coding sequence ATGAAAGCAGAAATAATTGCTGTAGGTACAGAGCTTTTAATGGGAGAAATTTTAAATAGCAATTCTAGGGATATTGCAAGAGAGCTATATAATTTAGGGATAGATGTCTATCATCAATCTGTTGTAGGGGACAATCTAAACAGAGTATCAAAAGAACTTGAGACAGCTTTTGAAAGAGCTGATTTAGTTATAACTACAGGAGGGCTTGGACCTACAAGAGATGATCTTACAAAGGAAGCAGCAGCTCATTTTTTAAAAAGAGATATGATACTTGATGAAGCGTCAATAAAGCATCTTGAGGATTTTTTTGGCTCAAGAGGGCTTCCTTTAAATGAAGGCAACAAAAGACAGGCTTATTTTCCAGAAGGAGCTAAGATAATTCCAAATGAAAATGGAACAGCTCCAGCTTGCATTATAGAATTTGATGAAAAGGTTCTAGTCATACTACCTGGTCCACCAAGAGAAGTAATACCTTTGATGGAAAAATATATTATTCCATATCTAGAAAAAAGAACTGGCAAAGTATTTATTTCGGATATCATTAATATTTCAGGTATAGGCGAAGGGCATATGGAAGAAAAAATTATGGATATCATAGAAGCCCAGGAAAATCCAACTGTGGCTCCATATGCAAAAGAGCACGGACTTACACTTAGAGTTACAGCTAGTGCCAGAACTGAGCAGGAAGCGAAATCATTGCTAGAGCCTGTAGTAAAGAAAATATGCGATAGACTGGGTATGGATGTATACGCTATTGGAGATACGACTTTGGAAGCAGTTGTAGCATCTTTATTAATAGAGCAAAATTTATCTATATCAGTAGCTGAATCTTGTAGTGGAGGTCTGCTTGCAGGAAGACTTATAAATTATCCTGGAATATCCAAAGTATTTAAAGAAGGCTTTATAACTTACTCAAATGAATCGAAAATAAATACCTTGGGTGTTGATTATAAAATTTTATCCAAATATGGAGCTGTAAGCGAAGAAGTTGCAAAGCAAATGGCAAAGGGTGCTGCAGATAGAGCAAAGAGTGATGTTGCTTTATCTATTACTGGAATAGCTGGTCCAGATGGAGGGACAGATGAAAAACCAGTAGGGCTTGTTTATATAGGCCTGTACTTGCTTGGAGAAGTTAAGGTGATGAAGATGGACTCTTGGGGCTCTAGAGATAATGTTAGAAGAAGAGCAGTTTCTCAGGCACTAGATATGCTAAGAAGAGAGCTACAAATTAGAGCTTCAAAATAA
- a CDS encoding 4a-hydroxytetrahydrobiopterin dehydratase, which produces MNENNNLSSKKCEACSTGTIPLHGNELFELMKAIHPDWSLDNNTKIIRTFRFKDFMSALNFVNKVGEVAEAEGHHPDIELSWGKVKVILLTHKIHGLSINDFIMAAKIDDLAI; this is translated from the coding sequence ATGAACGAAAACAATAACTTGTCTTCTAAAAAATGTGAAGCTTGCAGTACTGGCACTATACCTCTTCACGGAAATGAATTATTTGAATTAATGAAGGCTATCCATCCTGACTGGAGTCTTGATAACAATACAAAGATTATTAGAACATTTAGATTCAAGGATTTTATGTCTGCCCTTAATTTTGTAAATAAGGTTGGAGAAGTTGCTGAAGCTGAAGGGCATCATCCTGATATAGAGCTAAGCTGGGGCAAAGTGAAGGTAATACTTCTGACTCACAAAATCCACGGTCTTAGTATAAACGACTTTATTATGGCCGCTAAAATCGATGATTTAGCTATTTAG